One Rissa tridactyla isolate bRisTri1 chromosome 4, bRisTri1.patW.cur.20221130, whole genome shotgun sequence DNA window includes the following coding sequences:
- the RTN1 gene encoding reticulon-1 isoform X2 gives MQTSADSTKMDCLWSNWKCQAIDLLYWRDIKQTGIVFGSLLLLLFSLTQFSVVSVVAYLALAGLSATISFRIYKSVLQAVQKTDEGHPFKAYLEMEMNLSQDQIQKYTDCLQLYVNSTVKELRRLFLVQDLVDSLKFAVLMWLLTYVGALFNGLTLLIMAVVSMFTLPVVYDKYQAQIDQYLGLVRTHINTVVAKIQAKIPGAKRKAE, from the exons ATGCAAACCAGTGCCGATTCCACCAAGATGGACTGTCTTTGGAGCAACTGGAAATGTCAGG CTATCGACCTGTTGTACTGGCGTGACATCAAGCAGACAGGGATCGTGTTTGGCAGcctcctgttgctgcttttctccctgaCCCAGTTCAGCGTTGTCAGCGTCGTGGCCTACCTGGCCCTCGCTGGCCTCTCAGCCACCATTAGCTTCAGAATCTACAAATCGGTCCTACAGGCTGTGCAGAAGACGGATGAAGGCCACCCCTTCAA AGCCTACTTGGAGATGGAAATGAATCTTTCACAGGACCAGATTCAGAAATACACAGACTGTCTTCAGTTATACGTCAACAGCACAGTCAAAGAGCTGAGGAGACTCTTTCTCGTTCAGGACCTTGTGGATTCTTTAAAA TTTGCAGTACTAATGTGGCTGCTGACTTACGTGGGAGCCCTCTTCAATGGCCTGACTCTTCTGATAATGG CTGTCGTGTCTATGTTTACTCTCCCCGTTGTATATGACAAGTACCAG GCACAGATTGATCAATACTTGGGACTGGTGCGGACCCACATAAACACTGTTGTGGCAAA GATTCAAGCTAAAATCCCAGGTGCTAAGAGAAAGGCAGAGTAA